Below is a genomic region from Holosporales bacterium.
AAGCCAGCCGCTTTATATAAATTATAATTCTTTTCCTTTATCGCAATAAATTGCTCTAATTGCTCCAGCTGCGCGATGCCAATAACTGCTTGCAAATTGGTCATACGATAATTATAACCAATTTCATTATGAACAAACTTTTCCTCATAATCTTTCGCTTGATTAGCTAAATACCTTGCGCGGTCGACTAAATCAGAATTGCGGGCAGTAATCGCCCCACCTCCTCCTGTGGTAATTATTTTATTGCCGTTAAAAGAGTACACGCCAAAATCACCGATAGTTCCGGCAAAATCACCGGTTGCTTTGTAATAAGAACCCAAGGCTTCAGTCGCATCTTCAATCACTTTAAGGTTATACTTCTGCGCCAATTCCATCAAAGCATACATATCAACCATATTTCCGAAAATGTGAACGGCAACTACTGCCTTAATGGTTCTTTTAGTCGTACGATTGATTAGCTTGCTGTCGACAAAACCACATTCTGTTTTTATGAATTTTGCTACTTTTTCAACATCCAGACAGAGATAATCATCGCAGTCCATAAATATTGGCTCGGCCCCGACGTATCTGACCGGATTTACCGTCGCGATAAACGTAAGTGTTGGTACAATCACTTCGTCACCATATCCTACACCCGACAGAATCATCGCCAGATGAAGGCCGGCGGTACCACTTTGGATTGCGGCCACTTTCTCGATCTTAAGGTACCGTGCAAGTTTTTCTTCAAATTCGGATATTCTTCCGCCGCTTGTCGATATCCATCCAGACTTTACAGCATCAATCAGGTAATCAAGCTC
It encodes:
- a CDS encoding LegC family aminotransferase, coding for MSDFIPLSVPNLSGNELDYLIDAVKSGWISTSGGRISEFEEKLARYLKIEKVAAIQSGTAGLHLAMILSGVGYGDEVIVPTLTFIATVNPVRYVGAEPIFMDCDDYLCLDVEKVAKFIKTECGFVDSKLINRTTKRTIKAVVAVHIFGNMVDMYALMELAQKYNLKVIEDATEALGSYYKATGDFAGTIGDFGVYSFNGNKIITTGGGGAITARNSDLVDRARYLANQAKDYEEKFVHNEIGYNYRMTNLQAVIGIAQLEQLEQFIAIKEKNYNLYKAAGLNLLSFQDNTRSNKWFYSFVTDKRDELLSRLKASGIQSRPIWSLIHALRPYKRCQSYMISKATEYWQKVVNIPCSTNLTPEEINYIVSKVL